Proteins encoded by one window of Pseudomonadota bacterium:
- a CDS encoding radical SAM protein, translating into PLASYALRYAREGLQSRLITNKPLFLTVFVTARCGLNCGHCFYREELLNGDIKDELTLAEFDRMTSRLPHFPKLILTGGEPFLRPDLPEITELFYENRSRARQITIPTAGAHTDRIVGLVERVLPSRPDLILELQLSIDGVGEQHDAIRGKGAFERLMRTYHALRPIQDANAGLRLRFNYTFSRRTQDHFRQTWEYVTQELRNPYFDMVLVRRTTVDDTFWGEVDLAKYREATELLQAQELARAGDDTFRQLLAQRVRVEREIIAEHHAGRRVMSGCQAGTLTAIVSEKGDVRPCEILDTTFGNLRDVDFDFEGLWASGEAERHRRWVKETGCYCTFETCVRTTMSFQPKWYARMAKNFVEERVAGRQRT; encoded by the coding sequence CCCCCTCGCGTCCTACGCGCTCCGCTACGCCCGTGAGGGCCTGCAGAGTCGCCTGATCACGAACAAGCCCCTCTTCCTGACCGTGTTCGTCACCGCGCGCTGCGGGCTGAACTGTGGGCACTGCTTCTACCGCGAGGAGCTCCTCAACGGGGACATCAAGGACGAGCTCACCCTCGCGGAGTTCGACCGCATGACCTCGCGGCTCCCGCACTTCCCGAAGCTCATCCTCACGGGCGGGGAGCCGTTCCTTCGGCCGGACCTGCCGGAGATCACGGAGCTGTTCTACGAGAACCGCTCACGCGCCCGGCAGATCACGATCCCGACCGCGGGCGCGCACACCGACCGCATCGTGGGGCTGGTCGAGCGGGTGCTGCCGTCGCGGCCCGACCTCATCCTCGAGCTGCAACTCTCCATCGACGGCGTGGGCGAGCAGCACGACGCGATCCGCGGCAAGGGCGCCTTCGAGCGCCTCATGCGCACCTACCACGCGCTCCGGCCCATCCAGGACGCGAACGCCGGCCTGCGCCTGCGCTTCAACTACACCTTCTCGCGCCGCACCCAGGACCACTTCCGCCAGACCTGGGAGTACGTCACGCAGGAGCTGCGCAACCCCTACTTCGACATGGTGCTCGTCCGGCGCACGACGGTGGACGACACGTTCTGGGGCGAGGTGGACCTCGCGAAGTACCGCGAGGCGACGGAGCTGCTCCAGGCGCAGGAGCTGGCCCGCGCGGGCGACGACACCTTCCGGCAGCTGCTCGCGCAGCGGGTGCGCGTGGAGCGTGAGATCATCGCGGAGCACCACGCTGGGCGCAGGGTGATGTCCGGGTGCCAGGCGGGGACGTTGACGGCGATCGTCTCGGAGAAGGGCGACGTGCGCCCCTGCGAGATCCTCGACACCACCTTCGGCAACCTGCGCGACGTGGACTTCGACTTCGAGGGCCTGTGGGCCAGCGGGGAGGCAGAGCGACACCGGCGCTGGGTCAAGGAGACCGGGTGCTACTGCACCTTCGAGACCTGCGTGCGCACCACGATGAGCTTCCAGCCGAAGTGGTACGCCCGCATGGCGAAGAACTTCGTCGAGGAGCGCGTGGCGGGTCGTCAGCGCACGTAG